From Besnoitia besnoiti strain Bb-Ger1 chromosome X, whole genome shotgun sequence, one genomic window encodes:
- a CDS encoding glutathione s-transferase, n-terminal domain containing protein (encoded by transcript BESB_018120), giving the protein MKLAEHIYRDVSSRGFLPVLGTAWILAPRFLRHLISSFFQFVQSRLPFAWTFLDWLSLWLVDVFRLFSGYFAASGLDMCKRPEKPLQLYEFEGCPFCRKVRETLSVLALDCEIYPCPRETLRVAGYCKDSRYRPTVKRAGGSLMFPYLEDPNSGVRMYQSDEIIKYLWREYGSNARAPLNYRLAKVGFFEMISLPLTTFCRPMMTAGILRVPAEVPKKPLELWGCEASAPTRRVREILTSLELPYTLHTTAIGSGKTRPSPVGKTRSWPSAFPANCFGLACYASAIPTYLRDPNTDVELGNSAAIAQYLLDTYQKGDAPKETWLMYGKGGVAND; this is encoded by the exons ATGAAGCTCGCTGAACACATCTACCGAGACGTCAGCAGCCGCGGGTTTCTTCCCGTTTTAGGAACTGCCTGGATACTCGCCCCCAG GTTCCTGCGCCATCTgatctcctccttcttccagTTCGTCCAGAGCCGACTTCCCTTTGCGTGGACGTTCCTAGACTGGCTTTCCCTTTGGCTTGTTGATGTCTTCCGCCTTTTCTCGGGCTACTTCGCAGCCTCAGGGCTCGACATGTGCAAGCGACCTGAGAAGCCGCTCCAACTCTACGA ATTCGAGGGATGCCCCTTTTGCCGGAAAGTTCGCGAG ACTCTCAGCGTCTTGGCGCTCGACTGTGAAATCTACCCGTGCCCTCGAGAGACACTGAGAGTCGCCGGCTACTGCAAGGACTCCCG GTATCGTCCGACTGTTAAAAGGGCAGGTGGATCTTTGATGTTTCCCTATTTGGAGGACC CAAACAGCGGCGTCCGTATGTATCAGTCTGACGAGATCATCAAGTACCTGTGGCGAGAGTACGGCTccaacgcgcgcgcgccgctgaaCTACAGGCTCGCCAAAGTTGGATTCTTCGAGATgatctccctccctctcacCACTTTCTGCC GCCCCATGATGACTGCTGGCATTCTGCGCGTGCCTGCCGAGGTGCCTAAGAAG CCTCTGGAGCTCTGGGGGTGcgaggcctcggcgcccacccgccgcgtccgcgaaATTCTCACGAGCTT GGAGCTGCCCTACACGCTCCACACGACTGCGATCGGCAGCGGGAagacgcggccgtcgcccgtTGGCAAGACGCGCTCATGGCCATCGGCGTTCCCCGCGAACTGCTTCGGCCTGGCCTGCTACGCCTCCGCCATTCCCACGTACCTCCGCGACCCCAACACCGACGTCGAGCTCGGCAACTCTGCGGCGATTGCTCAGTATCTTCTC GACACCTATCAAAAGGGCGATGCCCCCAAGGAGACGTGGCTGATGTACGGCaagggcggcgtcgccaacGACTga